The Paenibacillus sp. RUD330 genome has a segment encoding these proteins:
- a CDS encoding flavodoxin — protein MSKVIVICCSMTGNTEEMAEEIAAGVREAGIEPVIRDIMDAKASELEEYDAILIGAYTWGDGELPDEFLDFYDELDGVELQGKLAAVFGSGDTSYPIYCGAVDLIEEKLKERGAQISSPGLKVEFNPSEEEKELCRAIGRAMASAT, from the coding sequence ATGAGCAAGGTGATCGTGATATGCTGCAGCATGACGGGCAATACGGAAGAGATGGCGGAGGAGATCGCCGCCGGCGTTCGCGAAGCGGGAATCGAGCCGGTCATCCGGGATATCATGGATGCGAAGGCGTCCGAGCTGGAGGAATACGACGCGATCCTGATCGGAGCGTATACATGGGGAGACGGCGAGCTGCCCGATGAATTCCTGGATTTCTATGACGAGCTTGATGGCGTGGAGCTGCAGGGCAAGCTCGCGGCGGTGTTCGGCTCAGGAGACACCTCCTATCCGATCTATTGCGGAGCGGTGGACCTGATCGAGGAGAAGCTGAAGGAACGCGGCGCGCAGATATCCTCTCCCGGCCTCAAGGTCGAATTCAATCCTTCGGAAGAGGAGAAGGAGCTGTGCCGGGCCATCGGGCGTGCGATGGCTTCTGCGACCTGA
- the ilvA gene encoding threonine ammonia-lyase IlvA, which yields MHAQLTLNEVITRTPLQPNRVLSSRYNCNVLLKREDLQVVRSFKIRGAYYRIRTLPPQDLEKGVVCASAGNHAQGVAYSCQTLGISGKIYMPSTTPRQKVTQVQFFGGDQVEIVLTGDTYDDAYDEAMKECARTGAAFIHPFDDRAIIAGNGTVGKEIMDAAEAMPDYIFVTVGGGGLAAGVASYIKAVSPRTRIIGVEPKGAPSLDASLRSGQVTPLDSIDKFVDGAAVKRIGDLTFAICRDLLDDVVLVPEGKACTTLLSLYNENAIVAEPAGALPVAALDMYRDELEGKTVVCIISGGNNDVDRMQEMKERSLMYEGLKHYFTVNFPQRAGALREFLDEVLGPDDDIVRFEYTKTHNKENGPALVGIELKNREDYGSLVSRMNARGYQFMELNKDPVLFDLLI from the coding sequence ATGCATGCCCAGCTGACGCTGAATGAAGTCATTACCCGCACCCCGCTGCAGCCGAACCGCGTCCTCTCCAGCCGTTACAACTGCAACGTGCTGCTCAAGCGGGAGGATCTGCAGGTCGTGCGCTCGTTCAAAATCCGCGGGGCCTACTACCGCATCCGCACGCTGCCGCCGCAGGACCTGGAGAAGGGCGTCGTCTGCGCCAGCGCGGGCAACCACGCCCAAGGCGTCGCTTACTCCTGTCAGACGCTCGGCATCTCCGGAAAGATTTACATGCCCAGCACGACTCCCCGCCAAAAGGTGACGCAGGTCCAGTTCTTCGGCGGCGACCAGGTCGAGATCGTGCTGACCGGCGACACCTACGACGACGCCTATGACGAAGCGATGAAGGAATGCGCCCGCACCGGAGCCGCCTTCATCCATCCGTTCGACGACCGGGCTATCATCGCGGGCAACGGCACGGTCGGAAAGGAAATCATGGATGCGGCCGAGGCGATGCCGGACTACATCTTCGTCACCGTCGGAGGCGGCGGACTGGCGGCCGGAGTCGCTTCCTACATCAAGGCGGTCTCGCCGCGCACGCGCATCATCGGCGTCGAGCCCAAGGGCGCGCCTTCCCTGGATGCCTCGCTGCGCAGCGGGCAGGTCACGCCGCTCGACTCCATCGACAAGTTCGTCGACGGAGCCGCCGTCAAGCGGATCGGCGACCTCACCTTCGCCATCTGCCGCGACCTGCTCGACGATGTCGTGCTCGTGCCGGAAGGCAAGGCCTGCACGACGCTGCTGAGCCTGTACAACGAGAACGCCATCGTCGCCGAGCCGGCCGGCGCGCTGCCTGTGGCCGCGCTGGACATGTACCGGGACGAGCTCGAGGGCAAGACGGTCGTCTGCATCATCAGCGGCGGCAACAACGACGTCGACCGGATGCAGGAGATGAAGGAGCGCTCCCTGATGTACGAGGGACTCAAGCATTATTTCACCGTCAACTTCCCGCAGCGCGCCGGCGCCCTGCGCGAATTCCTCGACGAGGTGCTCGGTCCGGACGACGACATCGTAAGATTCGAGTACACCAAGACGCATAACAAGGAGAACGGCCCCGCCCTCGTCGGCATCGAGCTGAAGAACCGCGAGGACTACGGCAGCCTGGTCAGCCGGATGAACGCCAGAGGCTACCAGTTCATGGAGCTCAACAAGGATCCGGTGCTGTTCGATCTGCTCATCTGA
- a CDS encoding pyruvate, water dikinase regulatory protein: protein MKTIMVASDSAGETAEAVARAVIRQFEAQKVRTERWANIKSEDEVRELMERAAATGSLVVYTLVLPELREMLRQESVRLSVRAVDVMGPAMEGFVQAFDSLPKGEAGLHRMDEAYFDRVEAVEYTVKADDGQHIAGWNQADLILLGVSRTSKTPLGIYLAHKGYKVANYPLVPEVKPPDELFELPRSVFVGLTMDPEKLINIRIERLKTMGLPSSVSYASLERVAEELEHARSLFRRLGCLVVDVTDRAIEETAGIILDARKHRI, encoded by the coding sequence ATGAAAACGATCATGGTCGCATCCGATTCGGCCGGAGAGACGGCGGAGGCGGTCGCACGGGCCGTGATCAGGCAATTCGAGGCGCAGAAGGTCCGGACGGAGCGCTGGGCGAACATCAAGTCGGAGGATGAGGTCCGGGAGCTGATGGAGCGCGCTGCCGCGACCGGCAGCCTTGTCGTGTATACGCTCGTGCTCCCGGAGCTGCGTGAGATGCTTCGCCAGGAATCCGTCCGGTTGAGCGTGCGCGCGGTGGATGTGATGGGTCCTGCGATGGAAGGATTCGTGCAGGCCTTCGATTCCTTGCCGAAGGGAGAAGCCGGCCTGCACCGGATGGATGAGGCCTACTTCGACCGCGTCGAAGCCGTCGAGTACACGGTCAAGGCCGATGACGGCCAGCATATAGCCGGCTGGAACCAGGCCGATCTCATCCTGCTGGGCGTTTCCCGCACCTCCAAAACTCCGCTCGGCATCTATTTAGCGCATAAAGGCTACAAGGTGGCCAACTATCCGCTTGTGCCGGAGGTGAAGCCACCGGATGAGCTGTTCGAGCTTCCGCGCAGCGTCTTTGTCGGCCTGACGATGGACCCGGAAAAGCTGATCAATATCCGCATCGAGCGCCTCAAGACGATGGGGCTTCCTTCCAGCGTCAGCTATGCGAGCCTCGAGCGGGTGGCGGAGGAGCTGGAGCACGCCCGCAGCCTGTTCCGTCGGCTCGGCTGCCTTGTCGTCGACGTGACGGATCGGGCAATCGAGGAGACGGCCGGCATCATTCTCGATGCGCGCAAGCATCGGATCTAG
- a CDS encoding helix-turn-helix transcriptional regulator gives MKRAEGTAIKLSTRQQKIVETVRRRAPITGEQIAELLGVTRPAIRSDLGLLVMLGHLDAKPKVGYFLGEAEESLSRPGTAADASMLPVREVMGVPVALRETATVSDAVVTLFLENVGSLTVIDGSGCLAGIVSRKDLLKVALGNPQASAMPLGFVMTRYPNLVTVSPDDTVRDAMGKMIASEIDGLPVVQPHAGDPADKVEVIGRITKTTVMRLFYEASSRG, from the coding sequence ATGAAGCGAGCGGAGGGAACGGCGATCAAACTATCAACCCGGCAACAGAAAATCGTGGAGACGGTGCGCAGGCGCGCTCCGATCACGGGCGAGCAGATCGCGGAGCTGCTCGGGGTCACCCGTCCGGCGATCCGTTCCGATCTTGGACTGCTCGTCATGCTGGGCCATCTTGACGCCAAGCCCAAGGTAGGGTACTTTCTCGGCGAGGCCGAGGAAAGCCTCTCCCGTCCTGGAACTGCGGCCGACGCTTCGATGCTGCCGGTCCGCGAGGTGATGGGCGTGCCTGTGGCGCTGCGGGAGACGGCGACCGTGAGCGACGCCGTCGTGACGCTCTTTCTGGAGAATGTGGGGAGCCTGACCGTCATCGATGGATCCGGCTGTCTGGCCGGCATTGTCTCGCGGAAGGATCTGCTCAAGGTGGCGCTCGGCAACCCGCAGGCTTCCGCCATGCCGCTCGGATTCGTCATGACGAGGTACCCCAACCTCGTAACGGTGTCGCCCGACGATACCGTCCGTGACGCCATGGGCAAGATGATTGCTTCCGAGATCGACGGCCTGCCCGTCGTCCAGCCGCATGCGGGCGATCCGGCCGACAAGGTCGAGGTCATCGGGAGAATTACGAAAACAACGGTCATGCGGCTATTCTATGAGGCTTCGTCGAGAGGCTGA
- the ppdK gene encoding pyruvate, phosphate dikinase, producing MAIKYAYFFEEGNIGMKELLGGKGANLAEMTAAGVPVPPGFTVTTEACRDYFRLGEHLAEEMWAQISDALLALENKTGQKFGDRMNPLLVSVRSGAVASMPGMMDTILNLGLSDETVEALAESTGNERFAYDCYRRLIQMFGEVVLGLDSWRFEQLLEKLKREKGCREDQQLSADAWKALISSYKACIQQESGRPFPQDVREQLRMAVEAVFRSWNNQRAKVYRRINRLSDSQGTAVTIQSMVFGNRGEDCGTGVVFTRDPSTGDASLYGEFLVNAQGEDVVAGVRTPRPISELAAAMPGVYEELAGWCAKLERLHGDMQDIEFTVEHGRLFLLQTRTGKRNAQAALKIAVDLVREGRIAREEAVRRMDISHLEQLLHRGIDETAGVRPLACGLPASPGAAIGMAVFDADRADAWAREGKPVILVRPETTPDDIHGVLAAEGILTSRGGMTSHAAVVARGMGKPAVCGCEDMAVDLEGRRMKAGGQLIREGDWITLDGGAGRVIAGQVPLREPAATEELLEVLGWADGIRRLAVYANADTPEDARTARGFGAEGIGLCRTEHMFFAPERLKVMQRMIAAETTAEREEALAELLPMQQQDFEAIFEAMDGLPSTIRLLDPPLHEFLPGKEELQRKLEADLEKEERSRLQRLLRMSDSLRESNPMLGQRGCRLGIVHPEIYRMQAEAVCLAAAACLARGVDVKAEIMVPLVGTAAELSLLRADIEEVIALLLTPGQRQACPISIGTMIEVPRAALTARSIAAHADFFSFGTNDLTQMTYGYSRDDAEGKFLAHYVERRLLPHNPFQVLDAEGVGQLIAMAAQAGREARPGLKTGICGEHGGDRDSIFFCHSIGLDYVSCSPYRIPMARIAAAQAALAAEEAQKTQAARAMDSAEVSESAPSTKQIQSAEPPPAIQAM from the coding sequence ATGGCGATCAAGTATGCCTATTTTTTCGAAGAAGGAAATATCGGGATGAAGGAGCTGCTCGGAGGAAAAGGAGCCAATCTGGCCGAGATGACGGCAGCCGGCGTTCCGGTGCCTCCAGGCTTTACGGTGACGACCGAGGCTTGCCGGGATTATTTCCGCCTCGGCGAGCATCTTGCCGAAGAAATGTGGGCGCAGATCTCGGATGCCCTCCTTGCGCTGGAAAATAAGACCGGACAGAAATTCGGGGACCGCATGAATCCCCTGCTCGTATCGGTCCGCTCGGGCGCGGTGGCCTCCATGCCCGGAATGATGGATACGATTCTCAATCTGGGGCTGAGCGACGAGACGGTGGAGGCGCTGGCCGAATCGACCGGCAACGAGCGGTTCGCGTACGATTGCTACCGCCGGCTGATCCAGATGTTCGGGGAGGTTGTGCTCGGCTTGGACAGCTGGCGCTTCGAGCAGCTGCTGGAGAAGCTGAAGCGGGAGAAAGGCTGCAGGGAGGACCAGCAGCTGAGCGCGGATGCTTGGAAAGCGCTGATCTCCTCCTATAAAGCCTGCATCCAGCAAGAGTCGGGCAGGCCGTTTCCGCAGGATGTGAGGGAGCAGCTGCGAATGGCGGTCGAGGCTGTGTTCCGCTCGTGGAACAACCAGCGGGCTAAGGTCTATCGGCGCATCAATCGGCTTTCCGATTCGCAAGGTACGGCAGTGACGATTCAGAGCATGGTGTTCGGCAACCGGGGCGAGGATTGCGGGACGGGAGTTGTCTTCACCCGCGACCCATCCACGGGAGACGCCAGCCTGTACGGGGAGTTCCTCGTGAACGCTCAGGGCGAGGATGTCGTCGCCGGCGTGCGGACGCCGCGGCCGATCAGCGAGCTTGCCGCCGCCATGCCGGGCGTATATGAGGAGCTCGCCGGCTGGTGCGCCAAGCTGGAGCGGCTGCATGGGGATATGCAGGACATCGAGTTCACCGTCGAACACGGACGCCTCTTCCTGCTCCAGACCCGGACGGGCAAGCGCAATGCCCAGGCTGCTTTGAAGATAGCCGTCGATCTGGTCCGCGAAGGCCGGATTGCCCGAGAGGAAGCGGTGCGCAGGATGGACATCTCCCATCTGGAGCAGCTGCTGCACCGGGGCATCGATGAAACCGCAGGGGTACGGCCGCTGGCCTGCGGCTTGCCGGCGTCTCCCGGAGCGGCGATCGGTATGGCTGTATTCGATGCGGACCGCGCCGACGCCTGGGCTCGCGAAGGGAAGCCGGTCATTCTCGTGCGGCCGGAGACGACGCCTGACGATATTCACGGCGTCCTGGCGGCCGAGGGCATCCTGACGAGCCGGGGCGGGATGACAAGCCATGCGGCGGTCGTCGCGCGAGGCATGGGCAAGCCCGCCGTATGCGGCTGCGAGGATATGGCCGTCGATCTGGAGGGCAGGCGGATGAAGGCTGGCGGGCAGCTCATTCGGGAAGGAGATTGGATCACTCTCGATGGAGGTGCCGGACGCGTCATCGCGGGCCAAGTGCCTTTGCGGGAGCCGGCTGCCACGGAGGAGCTGCTGGAAGTGCTCGGCTGGGCCGACGGAATCCGCCGGCTCGCCGTGTACGCCAATGCCGATACGCCGGAGGATGCCCGGACGGCTCGCGGCTTCGGAGCCGAAGGCATCGGGCTGTGCCGGACAGAGCATATGTTTTTTGCCCCCGAGAGGCTGAAGGTCATGCAGCGCATGATCGCGGCCGAGACGACGGCGGAGCGGGAGGAGGCTCTGGCCGAGCTGCTGCCGATGCAGCAGCAGGACTTCGAGGCGATATTCGAGGCGATGGATGGCCTTCCATCGACGATTCGCCTGCTGGATCCGCCGCTGCATGAGTTCCTCCCGGGAAAAGAGGAGCTTCAGCGCAAGCTGGAAGCCGATCTAGAGAAAGAGGAGCGCAGCCGGCTGCAGAGGCTGCTGCGCATGTCGGATTCGCTGCGCGAGAGCAACCCGATGCTGGGGCAGCGAGGCTGCCGGCTCGGCATCGTTCATCCGGAAATCTACCGCATGCAGGCGGAGGCCGTCTGTCTGGCTGCCGCCGCCTGCCTTGCGCGCGGCGTGGACGTGAAGGCGGAGATCATGGTGCCGCTTGTCGGGACGGCTGCGGAGCTCAGCCTTCTGCGCGCCGATATCGAAGAGGTCATTGCTCTCTTGCTAACCCCTGGACAGCGTCAGGCTTGCCCCATTTCCATCGGCACGATGATCGAGGTGCCGCGGGCGGCGCTGACTGCTCGATCCATCGCGGCTCATGCGGATTTCTTTTCGTTCGGCACGAACGATTTGACGCAGATGACCTACGGCTACAGCCGCGACGATGCCGAGGGCAAATTCCTGGCCCATTACGTTGAGCGGCGTCTGCTGCCGCATAATCCATTCCAGGTGCTGGATGCGGAAGGCGTGGGGCAGCTGATCGCCATGGCCGCCCAAGCAGGACGGGAAGCTCGTCCCGGGCTCAAGACCGGCATTTGCGGGGAGCATGGGGGAGACAGGGATTCCATCTTCTTCTGCCACTCCATCGGCCTCGATTATGTCAGCTGCTCGCCTTACCGTATTCCGATGGCCCGGATCGCGGCCGCTCAGGCGGCGCTGGCGGCAGAGGAAGCGCAGAAGACGCAGGCTGCGCGAGCCATGGACTCGGCAGAAGTGTCGGAGTCGGCACCATCTACGAAGCAAATTCAATCAGCGGAGCCGCCACCGGCGATACAGGCGATGTAG
- a CDS encoding GapA-binding peptide SR1P, with product MNAQPKAVSAAPLEYGLVLCKHCNEIMYTLPTNGVKTFYGVCESLNCREQAAGRPEGRE from the coding sequence ATGAACGCTCAGCCGAAAGCCGTTTCCGCAGCCCCGCTCGAATATGGACTTGTTTTGTGCAAGCATTGCAACGAAATCATGTATACCCTTCCTACGAACGGAGTCAAAACCTTCTACGGCGTGTGCGAATCCTTGAATTGCCGCGAGCAGGCAGCCGGCCGTCCGGAAGGGAGGGAGTAG
- the gap gene encoding type I glyceraldehyde-3-phosphate dehydrogenase, translated as MKVAISGTGRIGRLCIRRLIDLKKDGIELVAVNTTCTAAALAHLLEYDTVHGRWKADIAAASEQELLINGSRLALVSERDPSRLPWRQLEIGLVIDATGAFSARAMLDLHLSAGASRVLLTSPGEADLTAVMGVNEADFNPMEHRIVSAASCTTNCLAPVLKLVHEAFGIREGWATSIHAFTNDQNHMDNPHRDLRRARACGSSIVPAATGMSKALKEVLPELASRIQGTAVRVPVADVSLLQLQLVLETNAGEEAVKAVFRDAASGKLGAYVGYSELPLVSADYIGCSKSAVVDGLSVMVRDRSIQLMAWYDNEWGYACRVIDLAALIARGCCEQPSSKQAQEAGGAR; from the coding sequence ATGAAAGTTGCGATCAGCGGAACCGGAAGAATCGGCAGGCTGTGCATCAGGCGCCTGATCGACCTGAAGAAGGACGGAATCGAGCTCGTTGCGGTCAATACGACCTGCACGGCCGCCGCGCTGGCCCATCTGCTGGAATACGACACGGTGCACGGCCGCTGGAAAGCGGATATCGCCGCTGCCAGCGAGCAGGAGCTGCTGATCAATGGCAGCCGGCTGGCGCTCGTATCGGAGAGGGACCCTTCCCGTCTTCCGTGGAGACAGCTGGAGATCGGGCTTGTCATCGACGCCACAGGAGCGTTTTCGGCCAGAGCGATGCTGGATCTGCACCTAAGCGCAGGCGCTTCCAGAGTATTGCTCACTTCTCCCGGCGAAGCCGATCTGACCGCGGTAATGGGAGTCAACGAAGCGGATTTCAACCCTATGGAGCATCGGATCGTATCCGCCGCCTCCTGCACAACGAACTGTCTGGCGCCTGTGCTGAAGCTTGTTCATGAAGCCTTTGGCATTCGCGAGGGATGGGCGACTTCCATCCATGCGTTCACGAACGACCAGAACCATATGGACAATCCGCATCGCGACCTGCGCCGTGCCCGAGCCTGCGGCTCCTCGATCGTGCCGGCCGCGACGGGCATGTCGAAGGCGCTGAAAGAGGTGCTGCCGGAGCTGGCATCCCGCATTCAGGGCACGGCGGTCCGAGTGCCGGTGGCAGACGTTTCACTGCTGCAGCTGCAGCTCGTGCTGGAGACGAATGCCGGCGAAGAGGCGGTAAAGGCTGTCTTTCGGGATGCAGCCTCAGGCAAGCTGGGCGCTTATGTCGGCTACAGCGAGCTGCCGCTTGTGTCGGCAGACTATATCGGCTGCTCCAAGTCGGCCGTCGTGGACGGGCTCAGCGTGATGGTCCGCGACCGGAGCATCCAGCTCATGGCCTGGTATGACAACGAATGGGGCTATGCCTGCCGTGTCATCGATCTGGCGGCGCTGATCGCCCGAGGCTGCTGCGAGCAGCCGTCCAGCAAGCAAGCTCAAGAAGCCGGCGGCGCCCGGTAA
- the glpX gene encoding class II fructose-bisphosphatase gives MERELALEVVRVTELAALASAPWVGRGSKNQADLSATEAMRRMFGSVPVRGTVVIGEGEMDEAPMLYIGESVGRGSGPEVDVAVDPLEGTELAARGLNGALSVLAMAPRGSLLHAPDMYMEKLAVGPALSGKLSLLDPLSVTMRKAARELGKPLTELTVAILDRERHEAAISELRKLGVRIRMLPGGDVAGAMATCYPESGVDIYAGSGGAPEGVLAAAALRCLGGELQGRLLPEDEEQAGRCAAMGIADASRVLGMDDMVGTGDVIFAATGITQGDFLDGVRYLPDGTVWTHSVVMRAETRTLRHIQTRHDLSLKVVDGGREAAV, from the coding sequence ATGGAGCGGGAACTGGCATTGGAAGTTGTGCGCGTAACGGAGTTGGCCGCGTTGGCATCGGCGCCCTGGGTTGGAAGGGGCAGCAAAAATCAGGCGGACCTCAGCGCGACGGAAGCGATGAGGAGGATGTTCGGATCGGTTCCTGTCCGCGGCACGGTGGTCATCGGCGAAGGCGAGATGGATGAGGCTCCGATGCTGTACATCGGCGAGAGCGTCGGCCGCGGCAGCGGTCCGGAAGTCGACGTGGCCGTCGATCCTCTGGAAGGGACGGAGCTGGCGGCTCGCGGCTTGAACGGGGCTTTGTCCGTGCTGGCGATGGCGCCGAGGGGAAGCCTGCTCCACGCTCCGGATATGTATATGGAGAAGCTCGCTGTCGGACCCGCGCTCTCGGGCAAGCTCAGCCTGCTGGATCCGCTGTCCGTCACCATGCGCAAAGCGGCCCGAGAGCTTGGCAAGCCGCTCACCGAGCTCACGGTCGCCATCCTCGACAGGGAGCGGCATGAAGCGGCGATCAGCGAGCTGCGGAAGCTTGGCGTCCGGATCCGGATGCTTCCAGGCGGAGACGTGGCGGGAGCGATGGCGACTTGTTATCCCGAATCCGGCGTGGATATTTATGCGGGTTCCGGAGGAGCGCCGGAAGGCGTGCTGGCAGCGGCGGCGCTGAGATGCCTTGGAGGAGAGCTGCAAGGAAGGCTGCTGCCTGAGGACGAGGAGCAGGCCGGACGCTGCGCCGCAATGGGAATCGCCGACGCCAGCCGCGTCCTGGGCATGGACGACATGGTCGGAACCGGCGACGTTATTTTCGCGGCAACGGGCATCACGCAGGGAGACTTCCTCGACGGAGTCCGCTATCTTCCGGATGGAACGGTTTGGACCCACTCAGTCGTGATGCGCGCCGAAACCCGCACGCTGCGGCATATCCAGACGCGTCATGACTTGTCGCTCAAGGTCGTCGACGGGGGCCGCGAGGCGGCAGTCTGA
- a CDS encoding aldo/keto reductase, whose protein sequence is MEYTTLGRTGLKVSRLCLGTMNFGVGTEEKDAFAIMDAALDAGINFFDTANIYGWGENSGRTEEIIGRWFAQGGGRRERTVLATKAYGDMHDSHDGPNRQAGLSAYKIRRHLEGSLTRLQTDHIELYQMHHIDRSVRWDELWGAFETAVAQGKIGYVGSSNFAGWDLAVAQGEAKARGFLGLVSEQHKYNLLTRLPELEVLPAAKALGIGVIPWSPLDGGLLSGNIRRGDAGQRSGDKRWEKHKDQLEQYGRLCDELGETEDLVSLAWLLHQPAVTAPIIGVRTLEQFERSLRAVELQLDESVLQRIDEIFPGPGGEAPNAYAW, encoded by the coding sequence ATGGAATACACTACGCTCGGACGAACGGGGCTCAAGGTGAGCCGCCTGTGCCTGGGAACGATGAATTTCGGCGTCGGCACGGAGGAGAAGGATGCCTTCGCCATCATGGACGCGGCGTTGGATGCCGGCATCAACTTTTTCGATACCGCCAATATTTACGGCTGGGGCGAGAATTCCGGCCGGACGGAAGAGATCATCGGACGCTGGTTCGCCCAGGGAGGCGGCCGCAGGGAACGGACCGTGCTCGCGACGAAAGCCTATGGCGACATGCACGACAGCCATGACGGCCCCAACAGGCAAGCCGGACTGTCCGCCTACAAGATCCGCCGCCATCTGGAGGGCTCGCTGACCCGCCTGCAGACGGATCACATCGAGCTGTACCAGATGCATCATATCGACCGCAGCGTCCGCTGGGACGAGCTGTGGGGGGCCTTCGAGACGGCTGTCGCCCAAGGCAAGATCGGCTACGTCGGCTCCAGCAACTTCGCCGGCTGGGATCTCGCGGTCGCGCAGGGAGAGGCCAAAGCCCGCGGCTTCCTGGGGCTTGTCTCGGAGCAGCACAAGTACAACCTGCTGACCCGCCTGCCGGAGCTCGAGGTGCTGCCTGCCGCCAAGGCGCTCGGCATCGGCGTCATTCCTTGGAGCCCTCTCGACGGCGGCCTGCTCTCCGGCAACATCCGCCGCGGCGACGCCGGCCAGCGCAGCGGCGACAAGCGCTGGGAGAAGCACAAGGACCAGCTGGAGCAGTATGGCCGTCTGTGCGACGAGCTGGGCGAGACGGAGGACCTGGTGTCGCTGGCCTGGCTGCTGCATCAGCCGGCTGTGACGGCGCCGATCATCGGCGTGCGGACGCTGGAGCAGTTCGAGCGCTCCCTGCGCGCGGTCGAGCTGCAGCTGGACGAATCCGTCCTGCAGCGGATCGACGAAATCTTCCCCGGCCCGGGCGGGGAAGCTCCGAACGCATACGCCTGGTAG
- a CDS encoding glycosyltransferase: MQHAELPHRQPKLMILYASYGEGHLQAALAVKESLARKGNDRTVLIDLMAEAHPLLNEMTRLAYRSSYTVMPGLYGWLYDRTRPMKPDSRFGAWLHSFGRSKLRQVLLRERPDAVLHTFPLFAGLAFKHTLLPGMLTAAVVTDFDLHCRWVHPGIDRYYVPTEDFGRELHALGIAGSRICVSGIPVKKGFRMQESSERAAEPFARYGLDPRLPLVLIMGGGSGVMSGILDACSRLLRMENLQIAVVCGRNEALRASAARRFERHPERPRLHLFGYVETMPELMPLASCLVTKPGGLTLAEGLAAGVPLFVYRPVPGQELGNASYLASKGAVEIVRSPARLAEEIMKLFASPERLTERRSASSSLGLPGGADAVAEDLLWRLGGYT, encoded by the coding sequence ATGCAGCACGCAGAGCTTCCGCACCGGCAGCCCAAGCTGATGATCCTGTACGCTTCTTATGGAGAAGGCCATCTTCAAGCCGCTCTGGCCGTGAAGGAATCGCTCGCCCGCAAAGGCAACGACCGGACGGTGCTGATCGATCTGATGGCCGAAGCCCACCCGCTTCTGAATGAGATGACCCGTCTCGCCTACCGCTCCAGCTATACGGTCATGCCCGGCTTATACGGCTGGCTCTACGACCGCACCCGGCCGATGAAGCCGGATTCCAGGTTCGGAGCATGGCTGCATTCTTTCGGGCGCAGCAAGCTGCGCCAGGTGCTCCTGCGCGAGCGTCCCGACGCGGTGCTTCATACCTTCCCCTTGTTCGCCGGCCTCGCCTTCAAGCATACGCTTCTTCCCGGAATGCTCACCGCAGCCGTCGTCACCGACTTCGATCTTCATTGCCGCTGGGTGCATCCCGGCATCGACCGCTACTATGTGCCTACCGAGGACTTCGGCCGGGAGCTTCATGCTCTGGGCATCGCCGGCTCGCGCATCTGCGTCAGCGGCATTCCGGTCAAAAAGGGCTTCCGCATGCAGGAGAGCTCCGAGCGGGCAGCGGAGCCGTTCGCACGCTACGGCCTCGACCCCCGCCTGCCGCTCGTGCTGATTATGGGCGGAGGCAGCGGCGTCATGAGCGGAATCCTCGACGCCTGCAGCCGCCTCCTGAGGATGGAGAATCTCCAGATCGCCGTTGTCTGCGGACGGAATGAAGCTCTCCGGGCATCGGCTGCCCGCAGGTTCGAGCGGCATCCGGAGCGGCCGCGGCTGCATCTGTTCGGCTATGTCGAGACGATGCCCGAGCTCATGCCCCTGGCCTCCTGCCTCGTGACCAAGCCCGGCGGCCTCACGCTGGCCGAAGGGCTGGCCGCCGGGGTTCCGCTGTTCGTCTATCGCCCCGTGCCGGGACAAGAGCTCGGCAACGCCTCCTACCTCGCTTCCAAGGGAGCCGTGGAAATCGTCCGGTCCCCCGCCCGGCTCGCGGAGGAAATCATGAAACTCTTTGCCAGTCCCGAACGTCTTACCGAGAGAAGGTCCGCAAGCTCCTCTCTGGGCCTCCCCGGCGGCGCGGATGCCGTCGCCGAGGATTTGCTATGGCGTCTGGGCGGGTATACTTAA